ATCGAAGTGCGATCTGAAGCGGGGGATTACAAACTTTGTTGCTCCATCGAAGTGCGATCTGAAGCGGGGGATTACAAACTTTGTTACTCCATCGAAGTGCGATCTGAAGCGGGGGCAATATTATTATTGTTTTTATAATAACAAGTAACTCAATTGTTCCATCGAAGTGAGATCTGAAACAGGGGCATTACAAACTCTGTTGTTGTTAGTATAATAATTAATAGTCGACCTATTTATTAATTTTTTGAATAACATTATATTCATTCATTGAACCACAATTTATTAATCATTAAGCTCAACATGATTTGACCATTACCGTTCATGCCACCTTGCATAGTGCATAGTGGTTTCTGGCTAGTGATATAATGATGTAATATTGCAATTATAAACTGAGAATGTTTGAAATTTAAGCCGTCACTAAAAACACTTTGTATTTACCAAACAACACTACGCCACCCATCTGTGCTAAACATTACCGCTCCACACAGCACCGCAACTCGCCTCACCGCGCGGACATGCTCAGCACAGCTCCTCACCTCACTTCGCGGCAAGTAACCCCACCAAATTATCAATCGCTGATTTCCCCATTGCTTGCACGGCTTCCACGCTGTTGCCCCCGATATGTGGTGTGGCCACGAAATTTTCTAAACGCACAAGTTCACAATTCCCAACCGGTTCATTCGCAAATACGTCAGCGGCGGCGCCGGCGATTTTTTTTTGTTTTAAACTCTCGCATAAGGCATTTTCATCTACAATCTCGCCTCTACTGGTATTGATCAAAATGGCTGTGGATTTCATTAATTCAAAATCACTCGCCCCAATCAAATGATGAGTCGATGAATCATAGGGAACATGTAAACTCACCACATCAGATCGTTTTAAAATTTCTGTTTTAGATACCTGCTCAATTTGTTTAGATACCCGCTCAATCTGTTTAGATGTCCGGTCATTCACTTTAGATACCTGATCAACCTCCCACTCAAGACAAAACTCTTTCATGTCGAGAATGTCACAGATAAGAATTTCACAATCAAACGGTTTTAAAATTTTGATCAGGTCTTTGCCGATATGACCGCAACCAATAATTCCGATGGTTTTACCCGAGAGTTGAATTCCCCCCGTGCCCCGCCACACGCCTTGTGAAATTTTACGGCTGTTTACAAAGACATTGCGTAAAAGTCCCAGAATAAAGCTTAAAACAAGCTCACTCACCGACCGCGCATTAACACCACCCGTCCACCCAAATGCTATTCCCTGACGTTTCATCGCTGAAAGATCAAGATTATTAATGCCCACTCCGTATTTAGAAATAACCTTTAAATGTGGAAGCTGAATTAAAACACTCTCAGTAACC
This is a stretch of genomic DNA from Oligoflexia bacterium. It encodes these proteins:
- a CDS encoding phosphoglycerate dehydrogenase, translating into MDTKKKSINGLTAKNSKDSCAAEASKDSCTVETSINSLAAATDIKNLPIAVSSRSFSKNEELKKLLSAHFTSIKYNLTDRVLEAQELIDFLRGAEAAIVGLDKVTESVLIQLPHLKVISKYGVGINNLDLSAMKRQGIAFGWTGGVNARSVSELVLSFILGLLRNVFVNSRKISQGVWRGTGGIQLSGKTIGIIGCGHIGKDLIKILKPFDCEILICDILDMKEFCLEWEVDQVSKVNDRTSKQIERVSKQIEQVSKTEILKRSDVVSLHVPYDSSTHHLIGASDFELMKSTAILINTSRGEIVDENALCESLKQKKIAGAAADVFANEPVGNCELVRLENFVATPHIGGNSVEAVQAMGKSAIDNLVGLLAAK